The stretch of DNA CCGCGACGCCTTCCGCGAAACCGCCGACATCATTTCTGCCACCCAGGATGGCTCCCTGCGCGGGGTGTTCCATTGTTTCTCCGGTTCAAAGGAAGAAGCCGAGGAAGTTATCAAGCTGGGGTTTAAGCTGGGCATCGGGGGCGTGGCTACGTTTAAGAATGGTGGCCTAGACAAGGTTCTGCCCGGTATTGGCCTGGAGCACCTGCTCCTCGAAACCGACTGCCCGTATCTGGCTCCCGTTCCGCACCGGGGCAAGCGCAACGAGCCCAGCTACCTGCCGCTGGTAGCGCGCCGCGTAGCTGAGCTGCTGGGCAAAGACGTGGAGGAAGTAGCGGCGGTTACTACCCACAACACACGGGAGCTATTCGGGGAGCTGCCAACCCAGCAGGGCCCGCAGCCTGCGTAGAGGTGAGTCCCACCCCCTGCCCTCAAAGAGAGGTATTTTACTTCGGCAAAGCCAGCTAATGAAGAAGTTGGAATGCTAGTCTGAACCCTGCTCTTGGGAGGAGGGGTGGGGGCTCCGGCTGACTTGGTCATATTTGTGTCTGGTCGCCGTTCTGTTTATACCTTCACCGCTCCTGCCAACAGTACCACCCAACCTGCCTGCCTTTGTTTACCCCTGCTGATACTTCCCCTGAAAAAGCCATTCTGGTAATTTATACCGGTGGCACGGCCGGAATGGCCTACAATAAATCTGGCGAGCTGGTGCCGATGAAATTTGAGCAGATCCGGAAAAAAATGCCGGAGCTGCGCCAGCTCAACATGCAGGTGGATGTCCTGAACCTGGGGCCACCCATTGATTCCTCTAACATTACCGTTGCCGATTGGCTGGCCCTGGCGGCCCTCATTCGCGACAACTACGCCCGCTACGATGGGTTTGTGGTGCTGCACGGCACTGATACCATGGCCTACTCAGCGGCGGCCCTGAGCTTCCTGCTCGAAAACCTGGGAAAAACCGTGGTGTTTACCGGGGCGCAGGTACCCGTAGGCCGCATCCGGACCGATGCCCGCCGCAACCTGGTAACGGCCCTGGAAATGGCCGCCGCCTGCCACCCTGCGGGCGGTGCCGTGCGGGTGCCGGAAGTGTGCGTGTTCTTTAATGAGCTGCTGATCAGGGGTAACCGGGCCAAGAAGGTAGAAAGCCAGCAGTACGATGCTTTCCGGAGCGAAAACTATCCGCCGCTGGGCCGGGCGGGTATTGAGCTGGAATTTAACGACCGGCAGATTCGGCCGCTGCCCGCCGCCCCCCTGTGCGTGCACACCCACCTTGATGATAGGGTGACCATTCTGCGCCTGTTCCCTGGCCTCACCGAGCGCATGGTACGCGCCCAGCTGGAGGTAGATGACCTGCGCGGCGCGGTGCTGGAAACCTATGGCTCTGGTAACGCCCCCACTGCGCCGTGGTTTCTGAACTGCCTGCGCGATGCCGCCGACCGGGGCGTCTGCCTGCTCAACGTAAGCCAGTGCGAGGAGGGGCGCGTGCTGCAGGGGCGCTATGAAACCAGCGCCCACCTTAGTGGCTTGGGCATTTTGGGTGGCGACGATATTACGGTGGAGGCGGCCATCACCAAGCTT from Hymenobacter taeanensis encodes:
- a CDS encoding TatD family hydrolase; amino-acid sequence: MQLSDSHAHVYSEQFKPDQDDMLRRAFDAGVLTIFMPNIDHTSIDAMLEVEAKYPTNCFAQMGLHPCHVTRNFEKELYEVETWLGRRPFAAVGECGIDLYWDKTHLAEQQEALRIQVGLARKHNLPLVLHTRDAFRETADIISATQDGSLRGVFHCFSGSKEEAEEVIKLGFKLGIGGVATFKNGGLDKVLPGIGLEHLLLETDCPYLAPVPHRGKRNEPSYLPLVARRVAELLGKDVEEVAAVTTHNTRELFGELPTQQGPQPA
- a CDS encoding asparaginase — encoded protein: MFTPADTSPEKAILVIYTGGTAGMAYNKSGELVPMKFEQIRKKMPELRQLNMQVDVLNLGPPIDSSNITVADWLALAALIRDNYARYDGFVVLHGTDTMAYSAAALSFLLENLGKTVVFTGAQVPVGRIRTDARRNLVTALEMAAACHPAGGAVRVPEVCVFFNELLIRGNRAKKVESQQYDAFRSENYPPLGRAGIELEFNDRQIRPLPAAPLCVHTHLDDRVTILRLFPGLTERMVRAQLEVDDLRGAVLETYGSGNAPTAPWFLNCLRDAADRGVCLLNVSQCEEGRVLQGRYETSAHLSGLGILGGDDITVEAAITKLMFVLGLNQAPEVTRRLLTQDLRGEITLI